From Ferviditalea candida:
AGATGGCAGGCAAGAAAAACGCTGGGGAAATCCTGGTGGTTCACTGGACACTGGAGTGGCTGACTTGTCAGCAGAAGCTGCGGCAAGGTGGCAGGCAAGAAAAACGCTGGGGAATATCTGGCGGTTCACTGGTCACTGGAGCGGCTGACTTGTCAGCAGAAGCTGCGGCGAGATGGCAGGCAAGAAAACGCTGGGGAATATCTGGCGGTTGACTGGACACCGGAGCGTCTGACTTGACAGTAGAAGCTGCGGCGAGGTGGCAAGCTAGAAAAACGCTGGGGAAATCCTGGTGGTTCACTGGTCACTGGAGCGGTTGACTTGTCAGCAGGAGCTGTGGCGAGGTGGCAGGCTAGAAAAACGCTGGGGAATATCTGGCGGTTCACTGGTCACTGGATCAGCTGACTTGACAGTAGAAGCTGCGGCGAGGTGGCAAGCTAGAAAAACGCTGGGGAATATCTGGCGGTTCACTGGGCATTGGAACGTCTGACTTGTCAGCATATGCTGCAACAAGGTGACAGTAAAGAAGAACTCTGGCGAATTCTTGGTGATTCGCTGGTCACTGGAGCGTATGACCTGTCAACAGATGCCGCAACGAGGTGATAGGAAAGAAAAAACGTTGGGGAATATCTGGAAGTTCACTGGTCACTGGAGCGGCCGACTTGACAGCAGAAGCTGCGGCGAGGTGACAGGGAAGAAAAACGCTGGGGAAATCCTGGTGGTTCACTGGTCACTGGAGCGTCTGACCTGTTAGCAGATGCTGCAGCAGGGTAACACGTTTATGCTAGGGTCTTTAGAAATGAAAGGTGTATAGGGAAGGTGTTTTAATGAAACCAAGAGTTTTTATAGGTTCTTCTGTTGAAAGTTTGGAGATTGCTAGAGCGCTTCAAGTTATTTTAGATTATGATTGCGAGAGTGTTATATGGAATCAGGGAGTTTTTAAACTGTCGAGTACAACAATGCACGATCTTTCGAGGATTGAAGATATTGACTTTGCGATATTCATATTTTCACCCGACGATTTAACGACAATACGAAATCAAGAGTATAGAACTGTAAGAGATAACTTGATTCTAGAGTTTGGGATGTTTGTTGGAAAATTAGGTCTTGACCGGGTTTTCTTTGTGATCCCCAAAGATATTGACTTTCATCTACCAACCGACATTTTAGGGATCACACCTGGAGTTTATGAAGCATTCCGAAAAGATAAGAACATTGAAGCAGCATTAGGAGCAGTTTCGAGACAAATGTTATTGCAAATGAAACAGTTAGGGAATAAAACTCTTCCTGTTGTTGAAGGGAAATGGGAGTTTACCCTGAATTCAAGTAACAAGTGGATTTGGAAACGTTATTCAGGTAATGGAAAATTAATAGGCGCTTCATGCAATGAATACGTTAGAAAGGAATATTGTATTGAAAATGCTCGGTTACATGGGTATACAGTATCTAAGGATTACAGAGTTCCTAAGTAAGTTTTAACTAAATTGGTTATCAAGAAAGGAGGGGGCTCTTTGACTAAGTTTTCAGCAATGGCTAGATTATTATCGCACTTGGGGGACCAATTAATCAGTAGCTCGACAGTAGCAATATTAGAGCTTATAAAGAATGCTTATGATGCAGGATCCCCTTCAGTAAAAATTATTATTGATCAAGAAAATCGTACAATAACTATAGAAGATAAGGGTTCAGGCATGTCCAGAGATGATATTTTAAACAAATATCTTGTTATTGGAACAACTGACAGGTTAGAAAAAAAAGAAAGAATTTCAAGAAGGCAAGCAAAGAGATCAATTGATTACATACATGATCAAAAGGAGGATGATTATGATGATGAAAACAACAAAATACCAC
This genomic window contains:
- a CDS encoding nucleotide-binding protein, with protein sequence MKPRVFIGSSVESLEIARALQVILDYDCESVIWNQGVFKLSSTTMHDLSRIEDIDFAIFIFSPDDLTTIRNQEYRTVRDNLILEFGMFVGKLGLDRVFFVIPKDIDFHLPTDILGITPGVYEAFRKDKNIEAALGAVSRQMLLQMKQLGNKTLPVVEGKWEFTLNSSNKWIWKRYSGNGKLIGASCNEYVRKEYCIENARLHGYTVSKDYRVPK